The following DNA comes from Dermacentor andersoni chromosome 2, qqDerAnde1_hic_scaffold, whole genome shotgun sequence.
GATGCACAGCATTTGTTTAACCGCTTCATGAAAGCTTCGGTTCTCAGATTATAACAAGTGGCTTAAGTCTGCATGATCTTTTTTTGTTGAACATTGTCCCCAATAAGGAACAACGACAACAAAAAAGCTCTCTTCAGCCTGTTTATTTCTGAGCTTCTCGCTTTTAGGTGTAGGTAGACGTGTGGAATAAGAAGTGCACGATAGAAATTCGCACTTCCACTTAAGAACTCATATGCCGTCACGCCTAAGCCTAACCCCCGTATCCAGAAATGCATCGTAACTTGAAGCCCCTGCTTGACTTTATCTAAATGACGCCTGACGTGAACGTGCGCAGGACGCTCATTGCGTATCCTTCGGTGCGTTCACGACTGTTGTCGAAGATGGAACCTCTGCCTCGTTCAGTAAACGCAATAATGACGTACGTATGTTTCTGTCACGATTATCCCTTTGCTACATACTGGTTGCCATCGGCACGTCTTAGAACAACCCGTGTTATTCGGGCACGGACAGACGACGCTGAGCATCCGTAACGATGGGTGCCATGCTCGCGAAGATGGGCGAAAGGTATCAAGACGCTCTCTGTAGCTAGGTGGCGAACTCACAGGAGGCCATGTTGGAGGCTCGTCTGGAGGCGGCGCTAGGTGACCGTCTGGCAGACCTACAGAATGCGCACGAGGCTGCAGATGGCCGCCAGAGGCTCCTGGACGAGGCCGAGCCGTGGTCGCCGATGCAGCACTTCCAGGAGCTGCCCCTGCTGAGGAGCTCCAGGGACGCCCCCTTCCGCTGGGTGCTGTCAGGGTACCAAAGGCTGAAGGTGAAATGTGCTTCACAGAAAGGGATGACCGTGTTTTCATCAACCTTTTTTTACTTTTCAAGAACTTTGACAAATTAGGCATTTCAAACTTAACGTTTGCATGTATACAACACTTTTATGCTTGTAAGGGTTGATTAAAATATGAATTGATATttcagttagcgaaaagcagatTCTGTTCTCACCTTCTTCAATAAGGTTTTCTTTACGTCGCGCGGGTCACTTAGAAAGACAACCTATCTGTAGGACCCACAAAAGAATTACCCACTTCGCACGATATTTTAGCATTTTAGTGATATAGTAGTCTTGGCCTTGCCTTGCTCTTGGAAGCGAATGTGCAGCTTTTCGGTGGGCGAAAGTCGAGATATCGAATAAAGTCGATGCGAAGCTGCAGTGAACGGCCTTCCTCGCCATTTATGCTGCTAGCATATAGAGCGAATGTTTGTACTTTTTTTAAAACAGTGCCGTTGAGCGCTGGAAGGTTCATTTCACTCCGCATGATTATTTTGTCGTATCACCCAAATACACACCTCTGTTTCAGCAAGCACATTTCGGCCGGCGTTGCAGCGCAGTCATTGCGCAGGGCCGCGTGAACGCCATGCGCAGTGTACCGGACAACGCTACGCAAAAATAAGTGCCGAAAGCGCGTTACAGTTTTGCTGTTCACCCCTTTGTTATCAGGCTGAAAAATAGCAATAGGTGTGGTAGATACATAAATGCCATGGGTATGCCTAAACGCGGACGGCATTTACGTAAGGAAATTATTGTGACTATAGATATGGAATATCGGTACGCGGGTCCTTTCTTATTTCTTAGTGATCTAAATAAGGCCACAATGACCGGGAACGAAACCTATGATGCCTTACTAGGCCGCGTAAAACGATTTTGTTTTATGCGCGTCACCATCTTGAGCTGTTACGCGAGGAATTTCTTAGTTTCGTGCGCAGCGACGCCAAATTAACAGGGTCATGGAACTACGAACGCGTCCGTACAATCATTTTCATGCATGTAAATCTACTGTCGTACCATGCATTTGGTTGTTACCGATAGAAGACGGCAGGGTTAACAGTTCAAGACGGCAGCAGGCAAACGCCCCTGTAAAATAAGAGAACATCAAAATTAGATTTACCCGCtctttgtgcgcatgcgtgaggaGCAGTCGTTTCTAGAGaaaaatgtggggacttttggtCCAGGAGGGATGCTGTAGACTACGTACTACGAAGGAGAATGTTGTTTGCTTCGTTCGTCCCTAGCCGTGGCGGGAGCAATGAATGCGCGACTGGCGCGGCGAAGAAGTCACGCCCGAGaggagtttgttgcatttgattgCGACTTTAGCATATGAAAATCTGATAATCTCAAGGGCTACGATAGGAACTAAGGTGCTTCTTGGGCGACAGTAATGGCAAAGCATTAAGTCATGCCGATGCATTTTTAGTGGAGTTGAGCATATGGCACCCTTGAGGAAATTCGTGGGAACGTGAGCAGTTTATGAATTGAACTGTTTATATTTTACAACGAATCTGTGTATAGCGAGGATTCCGTGCATtgttgttctccgtgaacaaaaactatcaccaatggctcatacccccgtaagcattcatgctccagtaagcaagcaaaaatgaaatatctcatagccccgtaaggcagaggctacaagcactaagcaaagggaagcgaacagtgcctaaatgctttctaatcacgcatacaacacacagaacaccATGTCGAAAActttcatcatcaatggctcatacccccgtgagcaataaCTCacactcccgtaagcaagcaaaaattaagtgactcatagtcccgtaacgTTCACGGctctgcgtgaattagctgcgatgacactattcCTGTTGTCGTTgtaggtgatttcaatgtggatgtgtcggtaccgaaaacggagtggtttacgcgttccgtgttgcacacatatcccttgcgatgccacgccGATCCCGCCCAACCGACTACCCcgtggcgtacgtgcatcgatttgacatttaCCAAAGAATGCGATTGCGGTTGCGAGCGAAATAGTGATCActatcaagacaataaatgagttcgtacctgaGTTCAAAACTATGTGTCACCTCcctgtcgtgtgctaaacagcttcgctggtcaaccaccttcacagaggggGATGGCTCGTGATTTTCAATGTGAAAGTAAGAAACGTGAACGTCGTCATACAATTTCCTAGCTGTAGAcccttgtgaaagctgtacagcaACACTGATCGACTTCGTCGTACGATTCATAGTGATAAAGAAACGCGTACTTAATCCCCGTAACAATTTTGTATAGGGGCCGCGTTgggttgaagttgaagtttatttaccacataaGCACTGATGCATACAAGCGGtggggatggcaggataaaaactgcataacggcagcttgatTGGTCCCACCTCCCCGTGAACAACAGACAGCAACATGGCGACATATTCGTTGTACATACTTGTGGCAAGGTtaatatgtacacacacacacacacatatatatatatatatatatatacacacacccacacatgtatatacacatacatatatacaacaaAAGGAGAAATGACAAGTTGGAACGGCAAAGAAGTACTTTTCAAGTGACAATAAAAAAGTTAACATTGACAGAAATTTTTAAAGTAATGGTGTTCTGGGATATATGACGCATGTTTCCATCACTTAGATTGTATTTGTTAGGTGTTGAGGGACGACAGTAGGAGAGTGCCTGAAGGCCAAAATTAGTCCGTGGGCGTGGAACTGAGGACTGTTCAGTGTATCGATTTAGGCGAAAAGCAGGATTCTGCTACAAGTTCGCGATGTTTATGATATGATTAGTATCATTAATCATGTCACATTTAAAAGAACAAATAAATTGTTACTTGTAAAGGTCGTCAACTCGTAAAATTTTAAACTTCCGGAATATATCACGCGTATGTGCATTGTAAGGCAAGTATGAAATAGCACGTAACGCATTGTTTTGAAGTGAAACTAGGGCCCTATAAAGTAgaactattccaacatgtttgtattccaatctcctgacgtcaaatttgcgtaaccgccgacgcaagcagcgggcggtcacccgcagggttgtctgaacagaccaatcaaacgctctcctcgttcataggaggtcatttttgtttattttgaaaaacgaataacattgcctacactgatcgacttctcttatctaattggatcccaagaggcgaggagcacgctcaagtggagaggcattcgatggggccgagccactgcagtgaatatcgataaccgcgtgaggagggtggtgccggtgccTACggttggtccactttcccttacttagcttgcagcggctggttgaaaatcgcggtgACATGCAACGGAATCTTAATAATAACGCCAAAACGGATCCTcgtcaaagaagagttggcagaacgaggtcgtaaacgtgccgaaagtgctcgaaaacgttacacggccacgcagaaagctttattataacGGAAATAAACCCACGCTCTTCGGCAGCTGCGAgaagccagtgcctgagcgatcgacggcagccatcttttattccttttggaacggggcagcctgcggctattcagcaaaaaatcagttttgtgcggcatattaatgcatctttaatgcgcacacgtcactttgatgcggtgagttttcgcggttttgttacgtcgcgtgacaggcaggtgatgtgggtgccgcccgaaaacttttggccaatagccgagggctaatggcaaaaaggcgtcgaatcagaaataaccatttttattttgttcggtcaaatcgtgcataatcagtgtgtacacgccatatcaaatggggagctatcgcggttttcgtgacgtcgcgtgacagacaggtgaagtcggggtggtcgaaaaagtttttgaggaatcgcggagggctgattgcagaattgtaatagaaaagttcgtaatagttttacgttatagcgcccctaaatTACCTAACTATCTCTTGGTACTAATTCACCAAAGGAGGTTACAATAGCGCATGTGAAAAGCACATAGTGCGTTATAAACCATAAGTTTTCTATGATATTGGTAGTGtaaggacgaaggtcgcccaagGAGGGCCGCATGGTTCCCGAAGTGAGAAAGACAAAGACCAAAGGGTCAGTGTCGCTGTTCTTGCTTGCGCTGGCGCTTGGTTAGAATTGTGCGGCTGCTCTCTGCAGCGGACACGACGTGACTGCGATTCCCGCTAATAGTCAATAAACCTCGTAGCAGTACTAACCTATGACATCTTTGCAGCATACCTTATGCTTTACTAAGTTTATTTCATAAGTAATCTGTATGGTGGTCCCATAGCATCACTCCTTGAAAGATAACACGCAATGTTTTTGCGGTAGCGGAAGGTTATATTTTCGTATAATTCAGTGAGCCACTCAGTGAGACCACAAGGCGTGGACTTCGCTTTAGAGAGGACCGCTTTTGTCTTGGAGGAATTTAAATGGAGAGAGTTTTTTTACCGAACAGTCATATATATTGCCCAGTATTTCATTTGCCAAATTCATGAGTTCATCCTCCTTAGTTCCTGAGAAGAATAAACtagtatcatctgcgtaaataATATAGTTAATCGAATCATCAATATTCACAATGTCATTTATACAAATGATAAATAGCATGCAGTGGTCCCAATATGCTACCTTGAGGCACACCCTGATTAGTAGGTTAAAATGAAGAGAATTTTCAATTTATTGATACGCATTGCTTTCTATTGGTTATGTAACTTCTTATTAAATTTAAAACTATTCGGCGTGTACCATAACAGTGTAATTTTTCTAATTGTGTTCCATGGTTCATTCTGTCGAAAGCTTTTGCGAAATCAAGGAATACTCCCAATGTTAGTATACCTGCCTCTATGTTTTTCAAAATTAGTTGTTTTCGTTTTAGAAGAACAGTTTATGTCGAACAGCCTGACCTGAAACCATAGTGGCATTGTGTTAAAACAGAATACTTATTAAAGAAAGCAATCATCCTTAGGAGAATAACTTTTTCTAAACCTTTTAAGAACAGTGGAAGAATTGAGATTCGTCTATACTTACTTAAATTACCTATTCCTCCGCCTTTGTGCACCGCAGTGACCCTTGCAATTTTCATGTGGTGACGAACAATGCCCGAGGTTAAGGAGATGTTGTAAATGTGAGTGAGGCAGGGGATGAGCAGGTCAATAACGAGAAGAATTGGTTGTGTTTTTAATCTGTGCACATCCTAACTTTTGTTTCGCCTAAAGCTTTTGAACACATTAAAAACATCAATGTCTTCAGTCTCACCAAAATACAAAGAATGTGTAAGGAGACTGAATACATCAAAGCATCTCAATCATAAGTGCGTACAACTCACGATACAAAGTAATAATTAAATTTGTTGGCTAGGCGAAACAAGGACAGCAATCGCCACAGCCACGTCCGagaaagctctgaaggcctgcgaGCACATTCATTAGGCGTCTCTGTGCTCTTACTGCGGCATGAGACGTGACGGCAATGTGCGCGCGTGTGTCACACTACACGCCGTGACAGAGGCGGCTTGCAGACTTTTTATGTCTTGCGGCCAAGCAGACTGTAGAAAGCCGGCATGATGCAACGCGATTGAAAACACGTACACGTTCTAGAGGCCTTCCTCGGTCTTTTTTGAATGACAACGCAACGGACGTCTGTGCCCGTTATTTAGAACATTGATAAAAAGTCTGGGAACCTGCGTTCAGTGCGTAAAAAATAGAAAACTTTATTGGTGCAGCTGTACCAGGATCCCTAAAAAAACTGCAATTCAGTGGTGGCTCTGTGGAGCTGGATCTGCCCCTATGGAAACACAGCTGGCTCATCAGTAAGGCTGAATATAACTTTTTAATGGAAATATTACACCCCTGTGTTTGTGCATAAATTGTGACCAGCCAGCGACAAACGTATTGCAGTATACAGTGAGGCTCTGTCTTATTCCTTAACGCTTATGTGGCGAACAGGAGGGCAAAAGGTGAGAACAATGCTTTGGGACGATGCAGGTCTTCTTTCATCCGTATAGTGAAATCGGCTTTATTATTGGTGTAACGTCAGTGGCAATCACTTCCTTAGGCATAACATTTACTGCAGCTTACCGCTTCTGTCGGTGCGAGAGCTTCTTTACTGGAAACAACTTTTGATTTATCAAATCAATTTGCCATTTTGTAGTGTCACAAATTTTCCTCTGTTCTTTAGGCTTTTCTGTATATGGAAGAACTGGTTCAATGCATAGTGTGCGAGAGTCTTCCATCAGATTTAACGGCACATTACACCCTCGAGATAGCTCACACGCTTCCAGAACCACAGGAATACACGTGGTTCAGTGCAGGCGAGTACTGTGAATTCAATTATTTTTACGAACTAGCTCTTGCTACTCACAAGGCTAGAATTGCAAAGTGATTGAGCTGTCCGCTTGTGACGCATTTTTTGGCATAAACAGTGTCAAGATCTGCGCGTACACTTGCAGAAACCAGTTAGAGCATGGACACCTGCATAAAATGTTTTATATATTTTACGTACGGCTCATGGGTGCACAGACTTTTTATCATTGTTTTACAACATGGACACATGCGTACGTTCTTTTTCATTCAAGAAAGAGGGGTGAAGACCGACGTAAAGCTCTTGAACGTGTATATATTTTCTATCGCGTCAAATATGCCGGTTTCCTacaatcagctttgccgcaatgcaCTGGTGCGCAATGCATTTGTGTTACGGGGTCAAGCATATGAATTGTATTGCATTGAAACATACGAAGGGTGGAAAGGAGTTACTGTCACGAAATATCGTGTGATACTTGCGCGCACCCGTCGTcacatctcctgtcacagtagaaGCACGGAGACGCCTAATGAATGTGGTGGCAGGCCTTGCGAGATATTTCGGATGTGTCTGTGGCGGCTTGAGCCCTTGACACCTCTACCAGCGCGCCTAGTGTACAAGATCGTAACGAGGATCAAGTACGCTGTTTAAATTATACTTGCGCGCACGTGCCTCAGAATCACTAGGACCTGTACCACGTAGTCgatcagtgttactgtacaggGTTCACAGGAGTCTACGGCTAAGGAATTACATGACGACGTTCACTATTCTTTACTTTAACATACGGGTAAACTAAGTGGTGTTTAATTGAACGAAGCGTTCTTATAAATCGGTACGGCGTAACGGTTTGCCGGCGTTGCTGTACAACTTTCCCACCAGCTACGGCTATTAACTTGCATAACGACGTTCAGTTTTCTTACTTTCACATGGGAAGTATAAACAGTTGAATTAACTGTTTTcgttcccgcgaatctcctgGAGGGTGCGGAATTCTCAACTGCCCTAGTAAACGATACATCAGAACGACGTAATCCATTGCTGTTAATGTCGTCAAATAAGACATCTGAATCTCGGGCGTGCCTTCTTTCCTTTCTGCGCTAGCCACGCATTCTGCGCTGCCATCTCCGCTTGCGACGAATGGAGCAAACAACGTCCTCCCCCGTAGTATCTTGTCGAAGACGCATCTCAATAAATCCAGTTTTGACGCTCTCGTCCGTAAAACGGGCGTCTCTGAATCAGCAAGTGTGTGCGCGAATGCGTGAGCGACTGCCGACCTCTGCAGGGCGAGAGCCAGCGCCACGGCCAGCCGCGGCTGTACAGTCGGCCGTTCGGCATCGAGCGCGAGGGCAGCGTGCGCTGCGTGCTGCGGCTCGTCGCGTGCCTGGGCGTGCCTGCGGGCCAGGAGCCCGGCGACGCGGTGCAGCTGGGTCTCGAGCTCCTCCACTCGGCCAAGTGCAACAAGAAGTTCGACTTCTGCCTGCGCCTGCTCGACCGGTCGGGCAGCGACCGCCACCTCGTGAAGACCTTCTCCTCTTCGGAGCTGGCCGTGCCGCGCTACTGGTTCTCGCGGCCGGCCCTGGGCGTGGTCAGCTTCGCCGTGCTCATCTCTGAGCAGCGCATGCTTCGCGAGGGACTCCTCTCCAGGGACGCGCTCGCCATCGAAGTCGGCCTGCAGTGACGGTGCCACGGTGCCTCGTGCACTCTGCAGAGGCAAATCGGCGCCCGCTGTGCCGTCAAATACCGAACGAGAAAACGTTGATTGGTGGACAAGATGTGTGGTGTTCAGTTGTAGGCGCAGTAAATACGGTGCCGGTTTTTTTGTGCCAAACACTAGTTTGCTCATCACGTTTTCAGCAACCCCATTATGGTGCCAGAAAAATGCATCCATTTTCTCTAGGATGCCGATTGGAGCACACTATAATGTACTTACTCCTTCccagactaaaaaaaaaagcacatttccCTTATATTCGGCTGAAAACCGAAAATTACTTGAAACACTTAAATAAGTATCCGTTTTCTAATGCTTGTTGTCCTGTTCAAGCAACCTGGTAGCGAAATCTAAAATACGGCATGTTAGAAAATTGGCACAATCAATAAAGAGGGCAGCTTGCTGCCCCGTGTCGACGACAGCAGGTGCAAAATTGGCAGAATGATGGGCTTGTGTGTCTCATTACAGCGTGAGTAAGTAGCTACAAGTGAGAGGGTGATGGTGAGCTATAATTTTTATATGCCATAACAGCAGCTGTCTAGGCTTCGGTTCTCAGTATTTAGGAAATGTTGAGACTAAGGGAAATTCCGCAGTGGGCTACTTGGTACGACATACCTAATACTATTGCGCGGAGCGACGAAAGGACTGGACTTGAGCGTGAAAACAACAGGTAtcgctcaggtgtcgtgtgttgtttccTCGCTTAATTGAGACTAGGGTTTGGACCTCTCTAGGCTGCCTCGACGTCTGTGTTAAGCCGATCTCCGGAGTTCTTCCGCTGTCCCAGGGGCGAAATAACGCAAGCATCTCGCCTTCTGAACATTTGCCTGCGCTCTCGTGATTCGCCGATACGCCGGCGCTGCGCTTTCATCAGTGGTTGTCTGCTCGGCGAGGCGGGAGCGACAATTCAACACTGCCTACTCGGTCACACAGGAGGCGAAGCGAACGTTCGGAAAGCGATGCGCTTGCGCGATCTCACCTTTGGTTAATGTCGAGCAAGAAGTTTGTAAGAAGAGGCAGCCATGACGGTGCTCGAATGTATGCGTTAGAGCCATGCCGTGAGTCAGCAACCAGACCGATATAGCCATGCAGGTACAATACTGACTCTACatacagtgaactagaaggcttCTTAGTGGCGCGACCGAAGCGCGCTCTCCTTGCTTGCCCACTGTCCCCACGTGTGGCGAAAGTAGCGTTGGCTCTGTCATCACCCATTCCTCCCGTTTAGTTTACTTTGCGGCATGACCGATATGTTCTTTTCGGTGTTGTGTGCTTGTTCATCCTAGTGAAATGGCTCAAAAGCAGCGTCTAAACCATTATTTGGCACCAGTTGGCACAACTGGATACGCGCGTGTGGAACAAAGTTGTAAGTTATCTCTTTGTAAAGCCCCGAAAGACGAAGAGCGACGACTTCCTTGGGAGCGACACCTCCATCGGCTTGACAAGCCGCTTGACGCCGTTTGCGCTGTGTGCAAGTTACACTTTGAACCGCATCTTATGGAGAGAGACTATGTGCATACCATCGATAGTATTGAAGTCCGAATGAATAGGGGAACGCCAACGCTGGCCCCTATAATGTAGTTCGGACGATTTTGCCCAACCTGCCTGAATATATGAAGTGAAGGAATGGGGCTCCGCGGCCTCAAACAGAGCGACGTCAGAGCAGGCCACCTGAGAGTGACAAGAGGAAACGACGTCGGGAGGCACTGTTTCTTCGCAACTTCTTGTCGATAGAAGCGCTACAACAGCTGCAGGTGGTGATGAAGCTGGCTAGGCAAGCTCAAGTTTCTCCTTTGATGCAGTCGCCACTTGCTGAATTTCGTAGGCTTCTCTTAAAATCAAAATCTTGGGCCCCGCATGAGTTTCTCGGGTT
Coding sequences within:
- the LOC126539909 gene encoding uncharacterized protein isoform X1, whose translation is MNRAMAESPSSRIPVLQRADGSWTTVEHKLRQLDDMAEPGPYVRLLAGCCRDSVQAARAMQAQLDAARAEVNALRLQLRKSVDRIAQMEEDRQNLCSAAQRAEAEAGKVADAVRYVTEEQSRLRAQLERLSVELVESLRQRHEQLESRVRESLDSLAEKQEAMLEARLEAALGDRLADLQNAHEAADGRQRLLDEAEPWSPMQHFQELPLLRSSRDAPFRWVLSGYQRLKGESQRHGQPRLYSRPFGIEREGSVRCVLRLVACLGVPAGQEPGDAVQLGLELLHSAKCNKKFDFCLRLLDRSGSDRHLVKTFSSSELAVPRYWFSRPALGVVSFAVLISEQRMLREGLLSRDALAIEVGLQ
- the LOC126539909 gene encoding uncharacterized protein isoform X2, whose product is MAESPSSRIPVLQRADGSWTTVEHKLRQLDDMAEPGPYVRLLAGCCRDSVQAARAMQAQLDAARAEVNALRLQLRKSVDRIAQMEEDRQNLCSAAQRAEAEAGKVADAVRYVTEEQSRLRAQLERLSVELVESLRQRHEQLESRVRESLDSLAEKQEAMLEARLEAALGDRLADLQNAHEAADGRQRLLDEAEPWSPMQHFQELPLLRSSRDAPFRWVLSGYQRLKGESQRHGQPRLYSRPFGIEREGSVRCVLRLVACLGVPAGQEPGDAVQLGLELLHSAKCNKKFDFCLRLLDRSGSDRHLVKTFSSSELAVPRYWFSRPALGVVSFAVLISEQRMLREGLLSRDALAIEVGLQ